TTGATTGTCATGATAGTTAGTCTACAACTAGGGTTGAGTAAtcagttaaaaagttaacaacttttaatttaatttaatttttaactttatcaataagttatttttaaaacatttaaattttaataacttaataacttttttccaaGTTAATGATTTACctgtgtaaaagaaaaaagttcccatatcaaataaaataatattttatctaaacttaatttaataaaatattaaatttatttgatgatccatattgtTACTtagagtaatttaatttaatttaatttattatcttaccCAACCCTATCTATGATCATGGCATCGTATCATGTAATTATCTGACCTCTCATTGCAGGGATCGgtgtgtacaaaatttttgcttgtaaaatataaatgttatctaatataaaatttttaatattaaatagattaaatgTAAATAGAACTTTTCTTACTTTATATTGTCATCCCTCTAGCTATTTATGTCATTcgaagttttatattaaatggcatttattttttcaacaagtGTTTTAAATTCGTTTATTCATCTCAACGtctcaataaattttgaaagaagaTTGACACTGATCACGGGAGGATCAAAATTTGCACGACGCTCAGGATGATTTTCTTGCAGAACAGCAAGTTCCTATGCGGCGCGAATTCCGTGAGCATGGAACTTTTTCAATTTACGTCGACCTGGCTGATCGTCGCCCTCACGTGGACACGTGTCATCGCCGTAGTGTTTCCATTCGGGGCTCGCGACTGCCAGAATCGCTCCGCAATTACAATTATCACCAGCCTAGTCTGCATAAGCTTCATAATATCCTTAACGAAGCTATACTCCGGCGGTAAAGCGTACATTCCacacaattgaaaaatttgtgttaaatttaacgtcCATCGTGCGTttcaaacaatttcaaattttatagtaatttaatacaagacATTAAAAAGTAgcacaaatattatgttaaaaattaacgcaaaaaatgtaacactttgaAACATATTGTGAAAgcatatttcttcaaaatttcatcaacattcataataaatacatgtacattttatttattattttagaactgacgtttcaaaattatattactttttaatttgctCATTTATCCATAAATTGTGTCattttaagaaatgttgaatattagtTCACTACAAGATATTCAAATAACACAATCACATTATGTTAGATTAACACTCGgacatatcaaaaatttaacacaaaaattttaacaaaaaccaGTCTTAAcacaaatataacattttttttaatgtgcacATCATTTTCCCCTTTGCGTCACTACGCCTCATTGCTCTCTTCCTGTAGTTTCTGTCAATGAGTTCTGACTTATGCTTACTTGTAGGATACGAGACCGATAGCGTTTTCGAATTTATACCGTGCCAGGAGAAGATAAAGCCATGGGGTAGAACCATGTACCTTTACATCGCCTTGTCCACGTGGCTGCCCTTGCTTTTTATATCGATCGGCAATTTGCTGCTGATCGTTCGCATGAGAAGGTCTTACAGAATTCACAACGAATTAACACGTAAGTCATCGCCGCCGATCGTTGACGCGTGACGTCGCCGCACGTGGAGATTTAACGGCGACCTTCGCCTCAGATAATTTTAGGTATAGAAGCAGTAACTCGAGCAGGACGTTGTTCGCGGTATCGATAGTACATTTGATCTTGCTACTGCCGCTGGGAATTGTCGAAACGTTGGAACTTTATTGGGACGTGATTTTAATCAAACATCCTGTTAATGCGGGAGAGAACGAGAGATATATACATTGGTATAATATCTTTCAAATTGTTCgacaaaatatagaaatttacaTTACAAACGTTTCATGGTATAGTTTGTTATTCCGAATTAGTtcttttatttggaaaaaatttataaaagttataaactaATTGGTACATTtgttttgcaatatttgaatatcatttacaagttttttcaaacattagaaGAGATATTTTTGGCAATTTGTAAATCTatagaaaaaaacttttctttctctctttcaacgtttaaactattaaaaaatatctaaacgaaaaaaatgtttttaaacccaaaaatgagaaaatttaaatatattgataaaaatggacataaaacatttcaaactGATACATCTTTTATTATGAAACGTTTGGAAAAcgtgttttaaatgtaaatatttttttcttcacttgTTTACAGTGTATATATCTCAATACGGAAGTATTGTTATTTTTCAGGTTGCAAGAGAAGATGTTACTCAAATGGTGTCGCGGATTGTTCTTTCACATATATCACTGGACTTTcgcaataaacttttttctgtATTACCTGACAGGAAAGAAATTCAGAAGCGTCGTAACGCAAAGACTGAAAAATTATACGGATACGTATCTGCCGTGCCACGGAAATGTCCTGAGATGCAACACGTGGAGTAATTGTCATAAACATTTACGATCTTGCAGCGCATTACTGACGAGGGCTGTTATGCGAAGTAAACAAAGTAATGCCAATGAAAGAAGCAGCAACGTTACCTAATTGTAAGAGCGAAGTACATCAGGAAAAAAACTGTATTCGATATAGAGTGTTACGTTACAGCTCATACATATAGTATACATAACTGCAGAAAAGATACATGTACAACTCAAAGCGATAAATAATTATCTCTTTTTTGATTACTTTATATACACATCGTATCTTTTTAATCGATTCCGGAAGCAATTTTTCTGGGAACAGAAATTTGATTCgagaaagaatttatttttttttcttgtttattttgtATACACATGAAATGTTTACACattaaacattgcaaaatatcacATTGCATATTAGGCGTCTTTTGCATAATAGCGTAATTCTTACAAAGTAAATAGCAATTTAATTACATGTGAAgatgatttattattacattttgactctaacttttcattttgtttttgcTATTCATTGTTTTGCATCACTCGCCTTTTCTAGTCTTATAAACTAACATTCTGGTCCCAATGCAGATCTTTGATGCAATCTGGGATATCATGTTAATACTGTATTAACGAGAATTTCGAGTGAAATATACAAGAGTAAAATGTATTGAACTCTTTTCAAATCAATATGAAATAACTTAAGATGATATACATATAGAGttcactataaatttttttctcctaaGATTTAGCTAATGACTTGGTATGTGTATCATGAAATATTCGAATTTCAATGCACATGCTAAATTAGAGTTTTATCAAACGTAATTACATAACTCGCATATGAACATAATTaagtatacacatatacattaataattactcAACTTAACAGTACATTAAACGAACGTTATCTATACACTACATCATTGCCTTTCCCCGTTCTTCCACCCAATTATGCATTCACATAATATACATGTACAACTGTACCACCGTTGGTAACTTTTACTGAAATAAACTCTAAGTTAGacaaaaaatacatgtatataatacattaatacagAAAtccaacatatttatttatacataatcatCCTTCAATTaatggattttttttcttaacaaaaatcaatttatatttatagcgCATAAATAAGGAAGATATGGAATAATTTCTTAACTTCATATATAAAGCATTAGATTTTCAAACACAATATATACaacgaaaaaattataactttgtttCTATGCTAGATCTGACTAACAAAAGGTTCAAGAAGATAGTATCTAAATCGAAATTATCTAACGAAGactgattttttatttgattgtttaGAAATCTATCTATCAAAAACAaatctttcaaataatgtacAGGAAGAAGATATTTGAACCAAAATGGATTATTCATTcgtgtaaattaatattaataatttgtacacTTTGGCAGATCTGTTACTTTCTACCTTACATTGAtacaatatgtttaaattatgtttaaacaGCTGACTTCTGTATGTGCCAgagaatttcaaatatatacttGCCAAAGTATATCCTTATATAAAATtcacaaagatttttaaatatttaaaatatttaaaattcgagAACACTGATATTTAAAGAAACTCTGAATagcacaataaataaaaaaatgaaatgttgaaatattcTGTTCATACgattagaaaaatgtaaaatgtttagTAAAAATTAAGCTCTCAGACGTTAGATGCGCACGTATAATCTCGAAATAAGAGAGAAACACAGTTCAGTACATGATTCATAATTTCAGCAGCatcctttataaaatattgcaaacagTATAGGGTGCAAAATTTTTTCCGAGTTATCTAAAGGAATTGTAGATATCATCAATATATCGCAGATAATGTTATTTTCTAATTCCTAAAGATAATATCGTGATTATTTTCGAAAATGATCTTTGTTGGAACACGACGATAAAAACTCGTATGTATGATTCAGTCTTTCcatcagtaaaattttataaaaattttttctttagtgATTTGTACATGATCGAAATTATATACAGGACCATATCGAATCCATTTTtacactttctttttttatcaccattcttcgtaatatttcataaaGATGTAATTAACAATCCTAAATGTTTGCAATACAGAAGCTCTCGAAACAGTAAATTGTtaatacaatacaaaatatttaatgaaaaaatgtttaaaaattacaataattactcGGAAGtctatttacataatttactgGAAATTGTCCCTTCCTACCGTTGTACTCACCATACAACCAATCTTTCGATACCCTTGATATGACTGTGATTTTCGCGCCCTCCTGAAACATCGCAATACCATTAGGAATATAATAGATCTTTCGTTCACACAATTACTTTGCCGTAATATTTAATACCTCAAATGATAAGTCGTCGCTGGTTTCTCCCGGAAAAGCGTAAAGCGCTGTGACCACGTTGTCTGATAAACCTGGCAAAGGTACTTTAATATCAATGAAACTAAGTGGAAAGATCCCCTGACGATTTCCTATTCTTCCTTCCAACCAGTCATCATTGACCTTCTTCACCAACTGCACAATATCGCCCTCCTTTAAAGCCAAGTCGGTCGGCTGTGTCGCTGAGAAATCGTACAGCGCAATACCGTAAGGTTCATTAGAATCTTCCTGTGAATTGTCaacatcattaacaaatacgtCATATCTTTCTCTAAACGCACAAGTCATATATAAGCTTTAGGTTTACACTCACTTTAAAATTGCTGCCAAGCTCTGCCAAATAATTCGCAGGTAGTGCCGGCGGTGGAATCGTTGGCATGGGCGGCGACGGACTATCACTGTCCTCACCGTCATTGGGCCACGCATTAGAAAAATTCAATGTCAATGGTTTATTCATTGTGCCGCTACTCGAAACTTTGAAATTGATACACGCTTCCCTAGGGATCGGTTCGAGTTTCTTAAATGGTAATTTTGGCGCTGGAGGCTTAGGAGGTTTCGCTCGAATTATCGTAGGCATCGATGTCACGAAAGGTTTAGAAGCGATCGAATTGGAAGGCACTTGGTTCGCCATGCGATTGTTGGAGTTAAAAGGGAAGAAGTTTGCGCCGCTGGCGATCTGAGGCACATTCGAGCACGTGTCCTCGAGAGGCCCGAACGGATCTTGCATCGTTGTTTTAGTCTGCCATGGGTCATTTTGTACTACCTTCCTGGTGGACATACCGAAAAAGTCAAAATCATCCTCGAAGGCACTTTCCGTTTGCGATGTGTTTCCGCTACTCGTGAATACAGATGGATTGGAGTTTCCGTCACTACCGAAACTGTCGACGCTGACACCGTCACTCGAGCGTGTCGTGAACGTCGGCGACCCAGGCGGGCTGAGATCTATCAAAGATACTGTCGCGACTGAGTTTGAAGGCTGTGCCATTGAATTTTGTAACTGGCCTGTAGAACGCAATGGAAAAGGATTCTCCTGCTTTTTTCGTCCAAAGAAATTAGTCAGAAGCTCTGTCGGCCTGGCCTAGTGTGCAAAacagaatatatttattaaagtactGTTGTAATAGACACTTCAAAAACTATTAGCACACTTCATAGATCACAATTCTTACTGGCTTTTTTGGTTTTTGATCCTTCTGGTACTGCGTGTggttataattgaattttggaGGTGGTGGTCGAGGAGGTGGTTTCTTCTTCTGTCCAGGTTGTGTCGTTAGGGTACCTCCAAATATATCATTACTGAAAACACACAAGGTTGCAACGTTACCACAATGATACAGAGGCTAGAAAGGCTAGATTCTAAGTAGAATTTCTCATGGGCATCTTCAGATAAGAGGCTCATTATTTGCAAATGTGCAAACTACTTGTACATCTCTCCCTTTGTTCTTGACATCTAAACTGCATTCAGAAATCTTACCTGGGTGCACCTAGAAGTCATTTTAGCCCTGTTTAACATTTGAAACAACAAGGACAAAATATCTTAAATGTTTCTGAACTCAGCCTTGATTATACACTTTCTTCAGGTATGGACAGCATAAAATCTGCACAGCACACTGTCACAAAAAACAAACCTAGTGGGACGATGACGACATACCTGCTGCTCCAGATCGGATCTCTTTGCGTCGCACTCTGGCCCGGGGGACGAGGCGCAGCACGCGTCGGTATCCGCATGTCTGAAAGCAACAACGACAGACGACAATGATCAGAAGACTGGGCAGCTGGGCTCTGACGCACGATCGGTTCCTCGTACACGCTGGTACGCACGCGTTCGGTACGCGCGCgcgcccacacacacacacacgcacaacAAGCGCACACACGCGCGGATAAGCGAGCGTAAAAcgaaaattttccaaaacaaAGTGCGTGGTTGCGTGACAGATGGACAGACCAGGACGGACGGTTGATGCGATGCGTATGTCTCAGCGTCGCCTCGCGATTTGCGGCGCACTACGTACGCCCACTTGACGCGAGTATCGCGACTATCGCGGCGATAAGCGGGACGCGAGCCAGTCGCGGCGGCGTGTGCTTTTATCTCGCGTTCGCCGACGAGATCGCGGGGCGATTCGGGGAAACGGCGGGCCGTAAGTTCGACGCGCCACCGCGATCAAGAACGACTCAACGGCCGGATGATTATCGCGACGAGAGGAGACAGACACGGCGGGCGGTGGAGGGTCGGATCGGGACCCCGATCGCGTCCCGGTTTCCGGGACAGACACCACTGACCCGCCGATCCTCGATTCACGCACGAAGAGAACGTCGACTCGCGGCGCCGTTACGTTATCACTCACCTGTTCTCACGTTCGCGGCCATTTTTCATTCGTCGCCGCGGCACGCTGCACCGCAGCGACGTCTTCGTCGTGGCAGCGTGTCTCGAAAACAGACGCTTTCAAATTTACGCTGTCAACGGCTGGCTCGTCACGCGCGCGGCTACATTTCCCTCACCCCTCACGGCACCACGTGATTCCAAATTTAAATGCCCGAATGTATCTTCCTGCATGCCATGTGACCTAATAGCAGGGTTGGATGTTTACgcgtgaaatataaataaatctacattatGCGCAGAATTGAGAgtactagttaaaaagttaaataat
The DNA window shown above is from Solenopsis invicta isolate M01_SB chromosome 10, UNIL_Sinv_3.0, whole genome shotgun sequence and carries:
- the LOC105203920 gene encoding SH3 domain-containing protein 19 isoform X2 → MRIPTRAAPRPPGQSATQRDPIWSSSNDIFGGTLTTQPGQKKKPPPRPPPPKFNYNHTQYQKDQKPKKPARPTELLTNFFGRKKQENPFPLRSTGQLQNSMAQPSNSVATVSLIDLSPPGSPTFTTRSSDGVSVDSFGSDGNSNPSVFTSSGNTSQTESAFEDDFDFFGMSTRKVVQNDPWQTKTTMQDPFGPLEDTCSNVPQIASGANFFPFNSNNRMANQVPSNSIASKPFVTSMPTIIRAKPPKPPAPKLPFKKLEPIPREACINFKVSSSGTMNKPLTLNFSNAWPNDGEDSDSPSPPMPTIPPPALPANYLAELGSNFKEDSNEPYGIALYDFSATQPTDLALKEGDIVQLVKKVNDDWLEGRIGNRQGIFPLSFIDIKVPLPGLSDNVVTALYAFPGETSDDLSFEEGAKITVISRVSKDWLYGEYNGRKGQFPVNYVNRLPSNYCNF
- the LOC105203919 gene encoding uncharacterized protein LOC105203919 isoform X1, with translation MILRNKSIRSLIFVASVLSVNSTELFSTYNASPSFRAVSKCPLPITVLDFIRNSSQPDLEAKWPCEVRSYWLSLQPFVRSVRFLLRYVTPFIIILGVLLNAVSFSMLSAPVLCDSNLSLYLSALAISDNGALIFNYAVSVAKSHSTSVNDLFMNSKFLCGANSVSMELFQFTSTWLIVALTWTRVIAVVFPFGARDCQNRSAITIITSLVCISFIISLTKLYSGGYETDSVFEFIPCQEKIKPWGRTMYLYIALSTWLPLLFISIGNLLLIVRMRRSYRIHNELTHNFRYRSSNSSRTLFAVSIVHLILLLPLGIVETLELYWDVILIKHPVNAGENERYIHWLQEKMLLKWCRGLFFHIYHWTFAINFFLYYLTGKKFRSVVTQRLKNYTDTYLPCHGNVLRCNTWSNCHKHLRSCSALLTRAVMRSKQSNANERSSNVT
- the LOC105203920 gene encoding SH3 domain-containing protein 19 isoform X1, coding for MAANVRTDMRIPTRAAPRPPGQSATQRDPIWSSSNDIFGGTLTTQPGQKKKPPPRPPPPKFNYNHTQYQKDQKPKKPARPTELLTNFFGRKKQENPFPLRSTGQLQNSMAQPSNSVATVSLIDLSPPGSPTFTTRSSDGVSVDSFGSDGNSNPSVFTSSGNTSQTESAFEDDFDFFGMSTRKVVQNDPWQTKTTMQDPFGPLEDTCSNVPQIASGANFFPFNSNNRMANQVPSNSIASKPFVTSMPTIIRAKPPKPPAPKLPFKKLEPIPREACINFKVSSSGTMNKPLTLNFSNAWPNDGEDSDSPSPPMPTIPPPALPANYLAELGSNFKEDSNEPYGIALYDFSATQPTDLALKEGDIVQLVKKVNDDWLEGRIGNRQGIFPLSFIDIKVPLPGLSDNVVTALYAFPGETSDDLSFEEGAKITVISRVSKDWLYGEYNGRKGQFPVNYVNRLPSNYCNF
- the LOC105203919 gene encoding uncharacterized protein LOC105203919 isoform X2, whose product is MALRSTLVLVVVTAVRQIRPFLAPLCNAIYYNTRMLSAPVLCDSNLSLYLSALAISDNGALIFNYAVSVAKSHSTSVNDLFMNSKFLCGANSVSMELFQFTSTWLIVALTWTRVIAVVFPFGARDCQNRSAITIITSLVCISFIISLTKLYSGGYETDSVFEFIPCQEKIKPWGRTMYLYIALSTWLPLLFISIGNLLLIVRMRRSYRIHNELTHNFRYRSSNSSRTLFAVSIVHLILLLPLGIVETLELYWDVILIKHPVNAGENERYIHWLQEKMLLKWCRGLFFHIYHWTFAINFFLYYLTGKKFRSVVTQRLKNYTDTYLPCHGNVLRCNTWSNCHKHLRSCSALLTRAVMRSKQSNANERSSNVT